GCGCCTGTCGGCCGTCGCTGGCGCTTCGGCGTTGGCCGCTTCTCCGCCCACGTCAGGAGTTCATCGAGCGCCGGGCAAAGCGACTGCCCCCACTCGGTCAGGTGGTACTCGACCTTGGGCGGTACCTGCGCGTGAACGATGCGCGCGACGATGCCGTCTTGCTCGAGCTGCCGAAGCTGCTGGATGAGCATCTTCTGCGAGACGGATGGAATCAGACGCTCCAGCTCGGAGAATCGGAGCAGCTTCCCACCGAACAGGTGGAAGAGGATGACCAGCTTCCAGCGGCCCTCCAGCATCTGGATGGCCTCCTCGATGCCGCTGGCCGCCGTCGCTGGCGTATGGTGGTCATGCTTACCCAAAAGTATGTACCCCACTTTTCTGTGTGTTCTTGCGGGGCAAAACCGTACTCACTACATGGTGGGCATGCAAACAACGCCCACCCCGCTCCCCGGACTGCCCGCGCCCATCGCGGGCTACTTCGAACACCAGACAACCAGCCCCGCTGCCGTGGCGCGGTGTTTCACAGACGACGCCCTCGTCGTGGATGAGCGCCAGGCGCATCGCGGACGCGCCGCCATCGAAGTGTGGAACGCAGCCACGAGCAGCACGTACAAGCTCTCGACGGAGCTGCTCGCGGCGGAGGTCGACGGACCTCGCACCACGGTGCGAGCGAAGGTGACGGGCAGCTTCCCAGGCAGCCCCATTGAACTCCGCTTCCGCTTCACCCTCACGGAGGGACTCATCACCCGGCTGGAGATTGCACCATGAGTTTCGATCTCGACCTGAATCACCGCCGCGCGCTCGTCACAGGAGGCACGAAGGGGGTCGGCGCCGCGGTCGTCACGGCCCTCGTCGAGG
This genomic window from Myxococcus hansupus contains:
- a CDS encoding nuclear transport factor 2 family protein, with the protein product MQTTPTPLPGLPAPIAGYFEHQTTSPAAVARCFTDDALVVDERQAHRGRAAIEVWNAATSSTYKLSTELLAAEVDGPRTTVRAKVTGSFPGSPIELRFRFTLTEGLITRLEIAP
- a CDS encoding winged helix-turn-helix transcriptional regulator — encoded protein: MGKHDHHTPATAASGIEEAIQMLEGRWKLVILFHLFGGKLLRFSELERLIPSVSQKMLIQQLRQLEQDGIVARIVHAQVPPKVEYHLTEWGQSLCPALDELLTWAEKRPTPKRQRRPTGA